The Paenibacillus sp. YPG26 genome includes a window with the following:
- a CDS encoding TetR/AcrR family transcriptional regulator, with protein sequence MRVKKEAEERRNEILDAADELFGKKGFDSTSTNDLLEKVGIARGTLYHHFKSKEDIMDALIERYNIRILTAAREIALDTSIPVIERLIRAVMALNLGGGSSSKEIMEHIHKPQNALMHQKIQKSIINGVTPILAGIIREGTGQGLFSTPYPYESMEMIVIYANTIFDGDMVPMTGEERTSRIGAFICNVERLLGAQRGSLMEVVRMFGGGDEEGHE encoded by the coding sequence ATGAGAGTTAAAAAAGAAGCGGAAGAGCGCAGGAATGAAATTCTGGATGCGGCGGATGAGCTGTTTGGTAAGAAGGGCTTTGACAGCACGAGTACCAATGACCTTCTTGAAAAGGTCGGTATTGCCCGGGGGACGTTGTATCACCACTTCAAATCGAAGGAGGATATTATGGATGCGCTGATTGAGCGGTATAATATCCGCATTCTTACAGCGGCCCGGGAAATTGCTCTGGATACAAGCATCCCTGTCATCGAGCGTCTGATTCGCGCTGTGATGGCACTGAATCTTGGCGGCGGGAGCAGCAGTAAGGAAATTATGGAGCACATTCATAAGCCACAGAACGCGCTTATGCACCAGAAGATCCAGAAGAGCATCATTAATGGCGTTACGCCGATCCTGGCAGGAATTATCCGCGAAGGTACCGGGCAGGGACTATTCAGCACCCCGTATCCGTATGAATCCATGGAGATGATCGTGATCTATGCGAATACTATTTTTGATGGAGATATGGTGCCGATGACAGGCGAGGAGCGCACTTCGCGAATAGGGGCTTTTATATGCAATGTTGAAAGGTTGCTCGGTGCCCAGAGGGGAAGTCTTATGGAGGTTGTGCGGATGTTTGGCGGAGGTGATGAAGAGGGCCATGAGTAA
- a CDS encoding MFS transporter, translating to MSKPDKSFRRFLLLWSGQLVSAIGSGLTSFGLGVYVFQQTGMASAMALVTLLAFSPSLLLSAFAGVLADRYDRRLLMVLGDSLSALGLVFILVCMLSGEAMLWQICVGVTISSVFSSLLEPAYKATVTDLLTEEEYTKASGLVQVAGSAKFLISPVIAGLLLTWADIKLLLVIDIATVIITVLTTLAVRSGLASKTREQTSSFIREFREGWNAVSGNRGVLVLVLITSVLTFFLGFIETLSIPMLLSFTTSSLAGTIVTVIASGMLVSSAVIGFIPIKRNFVRILSISLFGIGIGMAGFGLRENLIMVGISGFFFFAMLPFANMSLDYLVRTNLDQAVQGRAWALVGVLSQLGFVAAYALSGVLADYVFTPLLVEGGALADSVGRIIGTGGGRGTGFLIIIAGLLLCVTSVLLRRLKSVAKLE from the coding sequence ATGAGTAAGCCGGATAAATCCTTCAGGAGGTTTCTTCTGTTGTGGTCGGGACAATTGGTGTCGGCGATAGGAAGCGGGCTTACTTCATTCGGACTTGGGGTTTATGTATTCCAGCAGACGGGCATGGCCTCGGCTATGGCGCTTGTGACTTTGCTTGCATTTAGCCCATCGCTTCTCTTGAGCGCATTTGCAGGTGTGCTGGCAGACCGTTATGACCGCAGGCTTCTCATGGTTCTGGGCGATAGTCTTTCGGCACTCGGACTCGTATTCATCCTCGTATGCATGCTGAGCGGAGAAGCTATGTTATGGCAGATCTGTGTGGGGGTCACCATTAGCTCGGTGTTCTCGTCACTGCTTGAGCCCGCATACAAAGCTACGGTGACGGATTTGCTTACGGAAGAGGAGTACACGAAGGCAAGCGGCCTTGTACAAGTAGCAGGCTCGGCCAAGTTCCTGATATCTCCCGTCATTGCGGGCTTACTGCTCACTTGGGCGGATATCAAGCTGCTGCTTGTTATAGACATTGCTACAGTTATTATCACCGTATTGACGACTCTTGCCGTACGCAGCGGTCTGGCTTCCAAGACCCGCGAGCAGACCTCATCGTTCATCCGTGAATTCAGGGAGGGCTGGAACGCAGTCTCGGGAAATCGGGGTGTGCTTGTACTGGTGCTCATCACCTCGGTGCTGACTTTTTTCCTCGGATTTATTGAGACGCTCTCGATACCCATGCTGCTTAGCTTCACGACCAGCTCTTTGGCAGGTACGATTGTTACCGTCATCGCTTCAGGAATGCTTGTGTCCAGCGCGGTAATAGGGTTCATTCCCATCAAGAGGAACTTTGTGAGAATTCTCTCTATTTCGCTGTTCGGTATCGGTATAGGTATGGCGGGATTCGGACTGCGTGAGAACCTGATTATGGTCGGTATTTCTGGATTCTTCTTTTTTGCCATGCTGCCATTCGCCAATATGAGTCTGGATTACTTGGTACGCACCAACCTTGATCAGGCTGTTCAGGGCCGGGCGTGGGCATTGGTCGGAGTTCTATCACAGCTTGGATTCGTCGCGGCTTACGCACTTTCCGGAGTGTTGGCCGACTATGTGTTCACTCCATTATTAGTTGAAGGCGGAGCGCTTGCAGACAGTGTGGGCAGGATTATCGGCACAGGCGGCGGCAGGGGAACCGGATTTCTCATTATCATCGCCGGACTGCTGCTGTGCGTAACCTCGGTCCTTCTGCGCCGATTGAAATCGGTCGCGAAGCTCGAATAA